One Betta splendens chromosome 16, fBetSpl5.4, whole genome shotgun sequence genomic window carries:
- the LOC129603222 gene encoding uncharacterized protein LOC129603222: MEFTCAELPSDLRVYFKILAEDYRRAINPENQCSAVEVAILTLEDDDSALERPSVRRLYERLCARYDELIIAPRQRRSHRRWFRFPPPSPVGPSCLHQPAQLHGCSAGRISCTHAVPRLQPSRALFSLQFSRALFSLQFSRALFSLQLSRVLPSPQFSRVLPSPQFSRVLPSPQFSRVLPSPQFSRVLPSPQFSRVLPSPQFSHALLRLQSPFSLATLRFQPQSSRAQSSRAQSSRAQSSRAQSSRAQSRSQSGRAQSRSQSGRAQSRSQSGRAQSSRAQSGL; the protein is encoded by the exons atggagttcacctgcgccgagctacccagcgacctacgcgtttattttaaaatcctcgcggaggattaccgacgggcgattaacccggagaaccagtgcagcgccgtggaggtggcgatattgacgctggaggacgatgacagcgcgttagagcgccccagtgttcgtcgcctctatgagcggctgtgcgcgaggtacgATGAGTTAATCatcgcaccacgccagcgccggtcgcaccgccgatggtttcggtttcctcctcccagccccgtcggaccgtcgtgtctgcaccaacctgcccagctccatggttgttccgctgggaggatttcctgcactcacgcggtcccccgtctccagcccagccgcgcgctgttcagtctccagttcagccgcgcgctgttcagtctccagttcagccgcgcactgttcagtctccagctcagccgtgttttgcccagtccccagttcagccgtgtgttgcccagtccccagttcagccgtgtgttgcccagtccccagttcagccgtgtgttgcccagtccccagttcagccgtgtgttgccaagtccccagttcagccgtgtgttgcccagtccccagttcagccatgctctgctcaggctccagtcgccgttcagcctcgccacgctcaggttccagccccagtccagtcgagcccagtccagtcgagcccagtccagtcgagcccagtccag tcgagcccagtccagtcgagcccagtccaggtctcagtccggtcgagcccagtccaggtctcagtccggtcgagcccagtccaggtctcagtccggtcgagcccagtccagtcgagcccagtccgggctctag